In the genome of Falsirhodobacter halotolerans, one region contains:
- the pheT gene encoding phenylalanine--tRNA ligase subunit beta, whose translation MKFTLSWLKTHLDTAASLDDIAYALTDLGLEVEGIHDPASKLKAFTLAKVVHAEQHPDADRLRVCRVMTDEGEKQIVCGAPNAREGITVVLCKPGDYVPGIDTTLGVGKIRGVESLGMMASERELELSEEHDGIIELPSGEVGDRFVDWLAANAPDKVDPMIHIKITPNRPDALGVRGIARDLAARGLGTLKPLVVEPVAGAFPNPITVRTGTPACPLFMGRVIRGVTNGPSPAWLQARLTAIGLRPISVLVDITNFFTFDLNRPLHVFDAAKIAGDLVVRDAREGESLLALDDKTYALRPGMVVIADDNGIESLGGIMGGEASGCTEATTDVYLEAAFFDPIVTATTGRALKINSDARYRFERGIDPAFTADGMELATRMILDLCGGEASEVQMAGAVPDTARAYALDTDRVVSLVGMDIPADEQRATLTALGFRLEGDMAHVPSWRPDVLGEADLVEEIARVASLTKLQGTPLARPAPGVPRPILTPLQTREKMARRTLAALGYNECVTYSFINAGDAALFGGGADAVRVENPISSEMTHLRPDLLPGLLRAAARNQARGFQDLALFEVGPAFTGGEPGEQVIQATGLLVGATAARDPHRSRRASDVFDAKADAEAVLNALGAPARVQITRKVDGWWHPGRSGAIGLGPNRLATFGEVHPRILAALDIKGPAVAFTIQIANIPLPKVKTPTRPALALSDLQAVERDFAFVVDSKVEALTLVNAAAGADKALIDEVRVFDEFASDAQKAEGKKSLALTVRLQPTAATLTDKDIEAVSANILEKVAKVGGSLRT comes from the coding sequence ATGAAATTCACCCTCTCCTGGCTCAAGACCCATCTTGACACCGCCGCCAGCCTTGACGACATCGCCTATGCCCTGACCGATCTGGGGCTGGAGGTGGAGGGCATCCACGATCCCGCCTCGAAGCTGAAGGCGTTCACGCTGGCCAAGGTCGTCCACGCCGAACAGCATCCCGACGCCGACCGCCTGCGCGTCTGCCGCGTGATGACCGACGAGGGGGAGAAGCAGATCGTCTGCGGCGCCCCCAATGCGCGCGAAGGGATCACGGTCGTTCTGTGCAAGCCCGGCGATTACGTGCCGGGCATCGACACGACGCTGGGCGTCGGCAAGATCCGCGGTGTCGAATCCCTTGGGATGATGGCATCCGAGCGGGAGTTGGAGCTGTCGGAGGAGCATGACGGCATCATCGAACTGCCCTCGGGCGAGGTGGGGGATCGGTTTGTCGACTGGCTGGCCGCGAACGCGCCGGACAAGGTCGATCCGATGATCCACATCAAGATCACGCCGAACCGCCCCGATGCCCTGGGCGTGCGCGGCATCGCGCGCGATCTGGCCGCGCGGGGTCTGGGCACGTTGAAACCGCTGGTGGTGGAGCCGGTTGCCGGTGCCTTCCCGAACCCGATCACGGTGCGGACCGGGACGCCCGCCTGCCCGCTGTTCATGGGCCGTGTGATCCGCGGCGTGACGAACGGCCCGTCGCCCGCGTGGTTGCAGGCACGGCTGACGGCGATCGGGCTGCGGCCAATTTCGGTGCTGGTCGATATCACCAACTTCTTCACCTTCGACCTGAACCGCCCGCTGCATGTGTTCGACGCGGCCAAGATCGCCGGCGATCTGGTGGTGCGCGACGCGCGCGAGGGCGAAAGCCTTCTGGCGCTGGACGACAAGACCTATGCTCTGCGCCCCGGAATGGTGGTGATCGCCGACGACAACGGCATCGAATCCCTTGGCGGGATCATGGGCGGCGAGGCGTCGGGCTGCACCGAGGCCACGACCGACGTCTATCTGGAGGCCGCGTTCTTCGACCCGATCGTCACGGCGACCACGGGCCGGGCGCTGAAGATCAACTCCGACGCCCGCTATCGGTTCGAACGCGGGATCGATCCGGCCTTCACCGCCGACGGGATGGAACTTGCGACGCGCATGATCCTGGATCTGTGCGGGGGGGAGGCGTCGGAGGTGCAGATGGCGGGGGCCGTGCCCGACACCGCCCGCGCCTATGCCCTCGACACCGACCGCGTGGTGTCGCTGGTCGGCATGGACATCCCGGCGGACGAACAGCGCGCGACGCTGACCGCGCTCGGCTTCCGGCTGGAGGGCGACATGGCCCATGTGCCGTCCTGGCGCCCCGACGTGCTGGGCGAGGCCGATCTGGTGGAGGAGATCGCCCGCGTCGCCTCGTTGACCAAGCTGCAGGGCACGCCGCTGGCCCGCCCCGCGCCGGGGGTGCCGCGTCCCATCCTGACGCCGCTGCAAACGCGCGAGAAGATGGCCCGGCGGACGCTAGCCGCCTTGGGCTACAACGAATGCGTGACCTACAGCTTCATCAACGCGGGCGATGCCGCGTTGTTCGGCGGCGGGGCGGATGCGGTGCGGGTGGAGAACCCCATCAGTTCGGAAATGACGCATCTGCGCCCCGACCTTCTGCCCGGCCTGTTGCGGGCGGCGGCGCGCAATCAGGCGCGCGGGTTTCAGGATCTGGCGCTGTTCGAGGTGGGCCCCGCCTTCACCGGCGGGGAACCGGGCGAACAGGTGATCCAAGCCACGGGCCTTCTGGTGGGCGCGACGGCGGCCCGCGATCCCCACCGGTCGCGCCGCGCCTCCGACGTGTTCGACGCCAAAGCGGATGCCGAGGCGGTGCTGAACGCCTTGGGTGCGCCCGCCCGCGTGCAGATCACCCGCAAGGTGGACGGCTGGTGGCATCCGGGCCGGTCGGGCGCGATCGGCCTTGGGCCGAACCGTCTGGCCACGTTCGGCGAGGTGCATCCCCGCATTCTGGCCGCGCTGGACATCAAGGGGCCGGCGGTGGCCTTCACGATCCAGATCGCGAATATCCCGCTGCCCAAGGTGAAAACGCCCACCCGCCCCGCGCTGGCCCTGTCGGACCTGCAGGCGGTGGAACGGGATTTCGCCTTCGTCGTAGACAGCAAGGTCGAGGCGCTGACGCTGGTCAACGCCGCCGCCGGGGCCGACAAGGCGCTGATCGACGAGGTGCGGGTGTTCGACGAATTCGCCTCGGACGCACAGAAGGCCGAAGGGAAGAAATCCCTTGCCCTGACCGTGCGCCTTCAGCCCACCGCCGCCACCCTGACCGACAAGGATATCGAGGCGGTGAGCGCGAATATCCTTGAGAAAGTCGCGAAGGTGGGGGGCAGCCTGCGGACCTAG
- a CDS encoding flagellar basal body-associated FliL family protein: MADMAVQPEARGKSSRLPLIIAGVVALGLGGAGFWATYTGMVALPSGHAAPQAPIAFVPLDALIISLGDMNDRQHLRFAAQLEVAPEHQAEVAKLAPRILDVLNGYLRAVSVSDLDNPAQLVRLRAQMLRRVQIVTGEGRVRDLLVTEFVMN, from the coding sequence ATGGCGGACATGGCGGTTCAACCGGAAGCACGTGGCAAAAGCTCGCGCTTGCCACTTATCATCGCGGGGGTGGTGGCACTGGGGCTGGGGGGCGCGGGGTTCTGGGCCACCTATACCGGCATGGTCGCCCTGCCCTCGGGACATGCGGCGCCGCAAGCCCCCATCGCCTTCGTGCCGCTGGATGCGCTGATCATCTCGCTGGGCGACATGAACGACCGCCAGCATCTGCGATTCGCCGCCCAGCTTGAGGTCGCCCCCGAACATCAGGCCGAGGTGGCCAAGCTCGCCCCCCGCATCCTCGATGTGCTGAACGGATATCTGCGCGCGGTGTCGGTGTCGGACCTCGACAACCCCGCGCAACTGGTGCGCCTGCGCGCGCAGATGCTGCGCCGGGTGCAGATCGTGACGGGCGAAGGGCGCGTGCGCGACCTGCTCGTCACCGAATTCGTGATGAACTGA
- the panB gene encoding 3-methyl-2-oxobutanoate hydroxymethyltransferase produces MSATARARQITAADIRARKGQGPLVCLTAYTTPMAKIVDRHCDLVLVGDSLGMVVYGLPSTLGVTMEMMIAHGQAVMRGLGQAMCVIDMPFGSYEESPEQAFRNAARLMRDTGAGAVKLEGGVAMADTVAFLTARGIPVMGHVGLTPQAVHSLGGYKVQGRGADGDRVAADARAVAEAGAFAVVLEKVPDGLGRRITADLAVPTVGIGAGNGCDGQVLVVDDMLGLFADFKPKFVKRYADLAGAADRAIADFAAEVRDRAFPTEDHSFADEGKA; encoded by the coding sequence ATGAGTGCCACCGCCCGCGCGCGGCAGATCACGGCCGCCGATATTCGCGCCCGCAAGGGGCAGGGGCCTCTGGTCTGTCTGACGGCCTATACCACGCCGATGGCGAAAATCGTGGACCGGCATTGCGATCTGGTGCTGGTGGGCGACAGCCTGGGGATGGTGGTCTATGGCCTCCCCTCCACTCTGGGCGTGACGATGGAGATGATGATCGCCCATGGTCAGGCCGTGATGCGCGGCCTGGGACAGGCGATGTGCGTCATCGACATGCCCTTCGGCAGTTATGAGGAAAGCCCCGAGCAGGCCTTTCGCAACGCCGCCCGCCTGATGCGGGACACTGGCGCCGGCGCGGTGAAGCTGGAGGGCGGGGTGGCCATGGCCGACACCGTCGCCTTTCTGACCGCGCGCGGCATTCCGGTGATGGGGCATGTGGGGCTGACGCCGCAGGCGGTGCACAGCTTGGGCGGCTACAAGGTGCAGGGGCGCGGCGCGGACGGGGACCGCGTGGCGGCGGATGCCCGCGCCGTGGCCGAGGCCGGGGCCTTCGCCGTCGTTCTGGAAAAGGTGCCGGACGGTCTGGGCCGCCGCATCACCGCCGATCTGGCCGTGCCGACGGTCGGCATTGGCGCGGGGAACGGCTGCGACGGTCAGGTGCTGGTCGTCGATGACATGCTGGGCCTGTTCGCCGATTTCAAACCGAAATTCGTCAAACGCTATGCCGATCTGGCGGGCGCGGCGGATCGCGCCATCGCCGATTTCGCGGCCGAGGTGCGCGACCGTGCTTTTCCGACCGAGGATCACAGCTTTGCCGATGAGGGCAAGGCATGA
- the fliF gene encoding flagellar basal-body MS-ring/collar protein FliF, with protein MQNVLALWSAMTMARRAMVVGATVAMFGAVLLLSRAASTPDMALLYSGLDPAAAGEVVAALDQAKATYDVQGDSIRVAAADRDRLRMMLAGQNLPAAGSGGYELLDGLSGFGTTSQMFDAAYLRAKEGELARTILAMPGIRAARVHIAQGTGQPFRRDMAPTASVTLTTAQGALTPVQARALKYLVAGAVAGMQVDDVAIIDSARGLVDGAETPPATDRAEELRRNVERLLAARVGAGNAVVEVSIDTETERESIVERRFDPQGRVPISSSTVEKTASDQRPSGDVTVASNLPDGDAAGDAGAGRSSNSETQETINYEVSETQREVLRQPGATKRITVAVLVNGLMTDGQWTPRPEEEMAALQDLVSSAVGLDTARGDVLTLRSLQFTGVAAEGTLAEAGWMAGLDTMRLIQIAALALVALILGLFVVRPILTRKPALLDAPPPVLALPGTAPTPALTGEIAGNDRALIDAEPVEADPVDRLRRLIETRQVETVEILRGWMDKGERA; from the coding sequence ATGCAGAATGTTCTTGCCCTATGGTCCGCGATGACGATGGCCCGCCGCGCGATGGTGGTGGGGGCGACGGTCGCGATGTTCGGCGCGGTGCTGCTCTTGTCGCGAGCAGCCTCCACGCCCGACATGGCACTGTTGTATTCCGGCCTCGATCCCGCCGCGGCGGGGGAGGTGGTGGCGGCGCTGGATCAGGCGAAGGCCACCTATGACGTCCAGGGCGATTCGATCCGCGTCGCGGCGGCGGACCGCGACCGGCTGCGCATGATGCTGGCGGGGCAGAACCTGCCGGCCGCCGGATCGGGCGGATACGAATTGCTGGACGGTCTGTCGGGTTTCGGCACCACGTCGCAGATGTTCGATGCCGCCTATCTGCGCGCCAAGGAAGGGGAGCTGGCGCGCACCATCCTCGCCATGCCGGGGATTCGCGCGGCGCGGGTGCACATCGCCCAAGGGACCGGCCAGCCCTTCCGCCGCGATATGGCACCGACCGCCAGCGTGACGCTGACCACCGCCCAAGGCGCGCTGACCCCGGTGCAGGCCCGCGCGCTGAAATACCTTGTGGCCGGTGCGGTCGCCGGTATGCAGGTGGATGATGTGGCCATCATCGACAGCGCGCGGGGTCTGGTGGACGGGGCGGAAACCCCGCCCGCCACCGACCGGGCCGAGGAGTTGCGCCGCAATGTCGAACGCCTGCTGGCCGCACGGGTCGGCGCGGGCAACGCGGTGGTGGAGGTGTCGATCGACACCGAGACCGAACGCGAATCCATCGTCGAACGCCGCTTTGATCCGCAGGGGCGGGTGCCGATCTCCTCCTCGACCGTGGAAAAGACGGCCTCGGACCAGCGCCCGTCGGGCGATGTGACGGTGGCCTCCAACCTGCCGGACGGCGACGCGGCGGGGGATGCCGGGGCGGGGCGCAGCAGCAATTCCGAAACGCAGGAGACGATCAACTACGAAGTGTCCGAAACTCAGCGCGAGGTGCTGCGCCAACCGGGGGCCACAAAACGCATCACGGTGGCCGTGCTGGTGAACGGGCTGATGACCGACGGGCAATGGACGCCCCGGCCGGAGGAGGAGATGGCGGCGTTGCAGGATCTGGTATCCTCGGCCGTGGGGCTGGACACCGCGCGGGGCGACGTGCTGACGTTGCGGTCCCTGCAATTCACGGGCGTCGCGGCGGAAGGCACCTTGGCCGAGGCGGGGTGGATGGCGGGGCTGGACACGATGCGCCTGATCCAGATCGCGGCGCTGGCGCTGGTCGCGCTGATCCTCGGCCTTTTCGTGGTGCGCCCGATCCTGACGCGCAAACCCGCCCTGCTGGATGCGCCGCCGCCGGTTTTGGCCCTGCCCGGCACAGCCCCGACCCCTGCCCTGACGGGCGAGATCGCCGGAAACGACCGCGCGCTGATCGACGCTGAACCGGTCGAGGCCGACCCCGTGGATCGTCTGCGCCGCCTGATCGAAACGCGGCAGGTGGAGACGGTGGAGATTCTGCGCGGCTGGATGGACAAGGGGGAACGCGCGTGA
- the fliP gene encoding flagellar type III secretion system pore protein FliP (The bacterial flagellar biogenesis protein FliP forms a type III secretion system (T3SS)-type pore required for flagellar assembly.) — MRLTLVLILLAEPALAQQVTLDMGEGGSLAGRSIQLIALITILSLVPGLAVMVTCFPFIVTVLSILRQAIGLQQAPPNMLIISLALFLTWFVMDPVLTQAWTDGVEPLSRGALDLATAWPRIVDPFRAFMTARLDPDAYATLAALRDGPPLEEAPLSILVPSFLLSEIQRAFEIGFLIFLPFLIIDLVVSAVLMSMGMMMVPPAIVSLPFKLAFFVVADGWSLLSAALVRSYVG; from the coding sequence ATCCGGCTGACGCTGGTTCTGATCCTGTTGGCCGAACCGGCGCTGGCGCAGCAGGTGACGTTGGACATGGGGGAGGGCGGGTCGCTCGCCGGACGCTCCATCCAGCTGATCGCGCTGATCACCATCCTCAGCCTCGTGCCGGGGCTGGCGGTGATGGTGACGTGCTTTCCCTTCATCGTGACGGTGCTGTCGATCCTTCGGCAGGCGATCGGGCTGCAACAGGCCCCGCCCAACATGCTGATCATCAGCCTTGCGCTGTTCCTGACGTGGTTCGTCATGGATCCCGTGCTGACGCAGGCGTGGACGGACGGGGTGGAGCCGCTCAGCCGTGGGGCGCTGGACCTCGCCACCGCCTGGCCGCGCATCGTCGATCCCTTCCGGGCCTTCATGACCGCGCGCCTCGATCCCGACGCCTATGCCACGCTGGCGGCCCTGCGCGACGGCCCCCCGCTGGAGGAGGCGCCGCTGTCGATCCTCGTGCCGTCGTTCCTTCTGTCGGAAATCCAGCGCGCGTTCGAGATCGGGTTCCTGATCTTCCTGCCCTTCCTGATCATCGACCTTGTCGTTTCGGCGGTGCTGATGTCGATGGGGATGATGATGGTGCCGCCCGCCATCGTGTCCCTGCCGTTCAAGCTGGCCTTCTTTGTCGTTGCGGACGGCTGGTCGCTTCTGTCGGCGGCGCTGGTGCGCAGCTATGTCGGGTGA
- a CDS encoding MotE family protein translates to MMARKTNALVAIALMMASAGAVKLGGGIGEALARAPDPAETLPGTVPLICPEPPAALAEALRLREAQVATQETAVAERLAALDTANRLIDDRMAQLQAAEAALAETLSIADGAAEKDIERLTAVYEAMKPKDAAGLFTTMDTEFAAGFLGRMRPDAAAAVLSGMPAPNAYAVSLLLAGRNALVPTE, encoded by the coding sequence ATGATGGCCCGGAAAACCAACGCGCTTGTGGCGATCGCGCTGATGATGGCCTCGGCCGGGGCGGTGAAGCTGGGCGGCGGCATCGGCGAGGCGCTGGCCCGCGCGCCCGACCCGGCCGAAACCCTGCCCGGCACCGTGCCGCTGATCTGCCCCGAACCGCCCGCCGCCTTGGCCGAGGCGCTGCGCCTGCGCGAGGCGCAAGTCGCGACGCAGGAAACCGCCGTGGCCGAACGCCTGGCCGCGCTCGACACCGCAAATCGCCTAATCGACGACCGGATGGCGCAGTTGCAGGCCGCCGAGGCGGCACTGGCCGAAACCTTGTCCATCGCCGATGGCGCGGCGGAAAAGGACATCGAGCGGCTGACGGCGGTCTATGAAGCGATGAAGCCCAAGGACGCGGCGGGGCTGTTCACCACGATGGACACCGAATTCGCCGCCGGATTTCTGGGCCGGATGCGCCCTGACGCCGCGGCGGCGGTCCTGTCGGGGATGCCCGCGCCCAACGCCTATGCCGTCAGCCTGCTGCTGGCGGGTCGCAACGCCCTTGTGCCGACGGAGTAA
- a CDS encoding DUF6468 domain-containing protein — protein MDMIADIFLGAGALGAAFYCHILGRRLKAFAGLENGLGGAIAVLSAQVDDMTRALDRARTTAGASADELETRVARAEAAALRLELLMASLHDLPTTDKAA, from the coding sequence ATGGACATGATCGCGGACATCTTTCTTGGCGCCGGTGCCTTGGGGGCGGCCTTCTACTGCCACATTCTGGGACGCCGTCTGAAGGCCTTTGCGGGGCTGGAGAACGGGTTGGGCGGGGCCATCGCCGTCTTGTCGGCGCAGGTGGACGACATGACCCGCGCGCTGGACCGCGCGCGCACCACCGCCGGCGCATCGGCGGATGAGCTGGAGACCCGCGTGGCGCGGGCCGAGGCGGCGGCCCTGCGGCTGGAACTTCTGATGGCCTCGCTCCACGATCTTCCCACAACCGACAAGGCGGCATGA
- a CDS encoding L,D-transpeptidase — MRQTLRHFAAALSLAFLAACGQPPQVTQAPVADPRYAAVQDGEFYIPAVQPRYLTPEKVRSEVAYTGPEDANTIVVDPFARVLYYVQPNGRAMRYAIGVGPQGKAFRGNAVISMKREWPNWTPTQNMIRTQPELYAEFARGLEGGLENPLGARALYLYRNGRDTMYRIHGTIDNRSIGRATSAGCIRLFNQDIIDLYERVGNGTRVKVRTEAESLQYEGQWVEDGNGDIHPPGTVLATAGTATQG; from the coding sequence GTGCGCCAAACCCTTCGCCATTTTGCTGCCGCTTTGTCGCTGGCGTTTCTTGCCGCCTGCGGACAGCCGCCGCAGGTCACCCAAGCCCCCGTCGCCGACCCCCGCTATGCGGCGGTCCAGGACGGCGAATTCTATATCCCCGCCGTGCAGCCCCGCTATCTGACCCCGGAAAAGGTGCGGTCCGAAGTCGCCTATACCGGGCCGGAGGATGCCAACACCATCGTCGTCGATCCCTTCGCGCGGGTTCTTTATTACGTGCAGCCGAACGGGCGGGCCATGCGCTATGCCATCGGGGTCGGCCCGCAGGGCAAGGCGTTCCGCGGCAATGCCGTCATCTCGATGAAGCGGGAATGGCCGAACTGGACGCCCACGCAGAACATGATCCGCACCCAGCCCGAGCTTTATGCCGAATTCGCCCGGGGTCTTGAGGGCGGTCTGGAAAACCCGCTGGGCGCGCGCGCGCTCTATCTCTATCGCAACGGGCGCGACACGATGTATCGCATCCACGGCACGATCGACAACCGCTCCATCGGGCGGGCCACCTCGGCGGGCTGTATCCGTCTGTTCAATCAGGACATCATCGACCTTTATGAACGTGTGGGCAACGGCACCCGCGTGAAGGTCCGGACCGAGGCCGAGAGCCTGCAATACGAAGGCCAGTGGGTCGAGGACGGCAACGGCGACATCCATCCGCCCGGCACCGTTCTGGCCACGGCCGGGACCGCGACCCAAGGCTGA
- a CDS encoding transglycosylase SLT domain-containing protein, translating into MFLRLCLAFLLPSMAMAATDPAAMCEQAAQIAAREEGVPFDVMRALTLTETGRRQDGALRPWAWAVNRAGEGQWFDTREQALAFAESSLRQGARNFDVGCFQLNHRWHGDAFRDLAAMFDPVTNARYAARYLREQFATTGDWTAAAGAYHSFTPEFAQRYSARFAQLRGGMADMPAPTQVAVHRENNFPLLRGGQGASGSLVPLSGGRKLFGP; encoded by the coding sequence ATGTTTCTGCGGCTGTGTCTTGCCTTTCTTCTGCCATCCATGGCGATGGCCGCCACCGATCCCGCCGCCATGTGCGAACAGGCGGCCCAGATCGCGGCGCGGGAAGAAGGGGTGCCCTTTGACGTGATGCGCGCCCTGACCCTGACCGAAACGGGCCGCCGACAGGACGGGGCGCTGCGCCCTTGGGCCTGGGCGGTGAACCGCGCGGGCGAAGGGCAATGGTTCGACACCCGCGAACAAGCATTGGCCTTCGCCGAATCCTCCCTGCGGCAAGGGGCGCGGAACTTCGATGTGGGGTGCTTTCAATTGAACCACCGCTGGCACGGCGATGCGTTTCGCGATCTGGCGGCCATGTTCGACCCGGTGACCAACGCGCGCTATGCCGCGCGGTATCTGCGGGAACAGTTTGCCACCACCGGCGACTGGACGGCGGCGGCGGGGGCCTATCACTCGTTCACGCCGGAATTCGCCCAACGCTACAGCGCGCGGTTCGCGCAGTTGCGCGGCGGGATGGCGGACATGCCCGCGCCGACGCAGGTGGCGGTGCACCGCGAAAACAATTTCCCGCTGCTGCGTGGGGGACAGGGGGCGTCGGGCTCCCTCGTCCCGCTGAGCGGGGGGCGAAAGCTGTTCGGCCCATGA
- a CDS encoding FliM/FliN family flagellar motor switch protein yields the protein MDDRIDTPFAHVPIEVTVSVGRARPQVRDLLNLGRDAVLTLDRRVDDPVELYVGDRLIARGMLEEGQGDQAGQLAVRLTEVAPNGGGL from the coding sequence ATGGATGACCGCATCGACACCCCCTTCGCCCATGTGCCCATCGAGGTCACCGTTTCGGTCGGACGCGCCCGACCGCAGGTGCGCGATTTGCTGAACCTTGGCCGCGATGCGGTCCTGACGCTGGACCGGCGGGTGGACGATCCGGTCGAACTCTATGTCGGCGACCGCCTGATCGCGCGCGGGATGCTGGAGGAGGGGCAGGGCGATCAGGCCGGCCAGCTCGCCGTGCGCCTGACCGAGGTGGCCCCGAACGGGGGCGGGTTGTGA
- a CDS encoding YrhK family protein: MTLSDRLFRHENREADEHSRRTYARFEIARTFVEFAAAICFLVGSVMFFYDALMIPATWFFTIGSLLFAARPTLKIWREVRLYRMGKWRKLAQGAK; encoded by the coding sequence ATGACCCTTTCGGACCGCCTGTTCCGGCACGAAAATCGCGAGGCGGACGAGCATTCCCGCCGCACCTATGCCCGGTTCGAAATTGCGCGCACCTTTGTCGAATTCGCGGCGGCGATCTGCTTTCTTGTCGGATCGGTCATGTTCTTCTACGACGCCCTGATGATTCCGGCGACGTGGTTCTTCACAATCGGATCGCTGCTGTTCGCGGCCCGTCCGACCCTGAAAATCTGGCGCGAAGTGCGGCTTTACCGCATGGGCAAATGGCGCAAGCTGGCCCAAGGCGCGAAGTGA
- the motA gene encoding flagellar motor stator protein MotA, which yields MLGFIGIAVIFVMVFGGYTVAGGKMGIILHALPYEMAMIAGAAVGAFLISNDGATVKATLRDVKRVFKGAAWKTDDYRDLLCLLFELVRVARANPIALEEHIENPAASSLFGKYPKIQKDHETVDLICDTLRAASMNYDDPHQVEEVLDKRMEANAHHAQASSHALQAMADALPALGIVAAVLGVIKTMSSIDQPPEILGGMIGGALVGTFLGVFLAYGFVGPFAVRLKALAEEDSHFYGLIREVLVANLHAHPANICIEVGRQNTPHHLRPGFNDLDTALRGLKEAA from the coding sequence ATGCTGGGATTTATCGGAATCGCCGTGATCTTCGTCATGGTCTTCGGCGGCTACACCGTGGCGGGGGGCAAGATGGGGATCATCCTGCACGCCCTGCCTTATGAAATGGCGATGATCGCGGGGGCGGCGGTCGGGGCGTTCCTGATCAGCAACGACGGCGCAACGGTGAAGGCCACGCTGCGCGACGTGAAGCGCGTGTTCAAGGGCGCGGCGTGGAAGACCGACGATTACCGCGATCTTCTGTGCCTCTTGTTCGAACTGGTGCGGGTGGCCCGGGCCAACCCCATCGCGCTGGAGGAGCATATCGAAAACCCCGCCGCCTCGTCCCTGTTCGGCAAATATCCCAAGATCCAGAAGGATCACGAGACGGTGGACCTGATCTGCGACACCTTGCGCGCGGCCTCCATGAACTATGACGACCCCCATCAGGTGGAGGAGGTTCTGGACAAGCGGATGGAGGCGAACGCCCATCACGCCCAAGCCAGCAGCCACGCATTGCAGGCCATGGCCGACGCGCTGCCCGCCCTTGGAATCGTCGCCGCCGTTCTGGGCGTGATCAAGACCATGAGCAGCATCGACCAGCCCCCCGAGATTTTGGGCGGCATGATCGGCGGCGCGCTGGTCGGCACCTTTCTGGGCGTGTTCCTCGCCTATGGTTTCGTCGGACCCTTTGCCGTGCGCCTGAAGGCGCTGGCGGAGGAGGACAGCCATTTCTACGGCCTGATCCGCGAGGTTCTGGTGGCCAATCTGCACGCCCACCCCGCCAATATCTGCATCGAGGTGGGGCGGCAGAACACCCCGCACCACCTGCGGCCCGGCTTCAACGATCTGGACACCGCGCTGCGCGGATTGAAGGAGGCGGCGTGA
- the panC gene encoding pantoate--beta-alanine ligase, with the protein MILRRVVDLRRTVAAWRREGATVGVVPTMGALHEGHLSLVAAARAQCDRVIVTIFVNPAQFNNPEDLAKYPRDEARDIALLDGVAVFLPEVDEVYPPGFSSTVHVKGLSDRLEGAHRPGHFDGMATVVTKLFGMTQADVAFFGEKDWQQLQIVRRMVADLNLPIRIVGCPTSREADGLAMSSRNRRLNASARDAAQTIHRAMTQAATAVRAGDMAAVDRIPETLKAAGFRSVDYAELADAETLAPVQDLSRPARILVAATVDGVRLIDNIAV; encoded by the coding sequence ATGATCCTGCGCCGCGTGGTCGACCTGCGTCGCACCGTTGCCGCATGGCGGCGCGAGGGGGCGACCGTTGGCGTCGTTCCCACCATGGGCGCGCTGCATGAGGGGCATCTCAGCCTCGTGGCGGCCGCCCGCGCGCAGTGCGACCGGGTGATCGTGACGATCTTCGTCAACCCGGCGCAGTTCAACAACCCCGAGGATCTGGCGAAATATCCCCGGGACGAGGCGCGCGACATCGCCCTTCTGGACGGGGTGGCCGTGTTCCTGCCGGAGGTGGACGAGGTCTATCCCCCCGGATTTTCCAGCACCGTCCATGTGAAGGGTCTGAGCGACCGGCTGGAGGGCGCGCACCGCCCCGGCCATTTCGACGGCATGGCGACGGTGGTGACCAAGCTGTTCGGCATGACCCAGGCGGATGTAGCGTTCTTTGGCGAAAAGGATTGGCAGCAGTTGCAGATTGTCCGGCGCATGGTGGCCGATCTGAACCTGCCCATCCGCATCGTCGGCTGCCCCACATCGCGCGAGGCGGACGGGCTGGCCATGTCGTCGCGCAACCGCCGCCTGAACGCCTCGGCGCGCGACGCCGCGCAAACCATCCACCGCGCGATGACCCAGGCGGCCACGGCGGTCCGGGCAGGGGACATGGCGGCGGTGGACCGCATCCCCGAAACGCTGAAGGCGGCGGGGTTCCGTTCTGTCGATTATGCCGAACTGGCCGATGCGGAAACGCTGGCGCCGGTCCAGGACCTCTCCCGACCGGCGCGCATTCTGGTGGCGGCCACCGTGGACGGCGTCCGCCTGATCGACAACATCGCGGTCTAG